The segment GGGCATGTTCGCCGGTACGTTCAATTTCACGTTTTGCGGCAATACAGGGGCCGATATACACAATGCGGACATCATCGCCGAATAAATGCTTTACGGCATTGGCTGTGGCCATCATTGGCGAAATGATGGGAGCAAGATTGCCGATCAGCGAAGGAACGAATTTTTCGATGTAATATACTATTGCCGGGCAGTTGGCTGTGATATAGTACTTCCCTTTTTTTTCGCTGAATAACCTTTTGTAAGCCAAAGCAACGAGATCGACCCCGAACGAAACCTCATTCACGTATTCAAAACCCAACGACCGGATCATCTCCACAAATTTCCGGTAATCGGTAATGTCCGGAAACTCACCGGAGATGCTCGGATCAACAATTGCAGCCACCTTATCGGCTGATTGCAGAAGGCCAATCACCTGTTCGGTTGAACTTTGGTAGGTGATTGCACCGAAAGTGCATGCGCTCAGACACGACCCACAGCCGATGCACCTTTCGTCAATGATTTCCGGATGTTCCATACCTACCTGGATCCGGATGGCATGAACAGGGCAAACCCGCACACAGTTGTGGCAATTTGTACACTTCTCAGGATTTATAGTTAACAAATGCATAATGAATTGTCTTCTTATAATAATTCTCGTTCCAGGATTTCCAGCACTGACTGCTGATTAAGATGCTCGTGGCGCTTTTCCCCGATCATCATGCTGGGACCGTTTTCGCAATTTCCAAAACAGTGCTTTCCCCGGAACTTCAGTTTGTGCATAAGATTGTTGTCTTCCATGAACTTTTTTACAACCTGAACCATCTGCTTATTGCCACGGGCAAAACATGAACTTCCTAAACAAATAACAACTTCCAATTGATCTGTCATTTATAATTCTATCTCAAGATTGCATGTACAAAGGTCTGAAAAATAAATTACATAGTACTTTTTACGTTATTA is part of the Bacteroidales bacterium genome and harbors:
- a CDS encoding (2Fe-2S) ferredoxin domain-containing protein encodes the protein MTDQLEVVICLGSSCFARGNKQMVQVVKKFMEDNNLMHKLKFRGKHCFGNCENGPSMMIGEKRHEHLNQQSVLEILERELL